The DNA sequence GGCTGAGGCCAGGGCCAGAGAAAGTTAGGGATCTAGCGGACCAGGGCTGACAACCCGGACTCCTGGGTTCTTCCGCTCCCAAAACGTTGCGGGCGGGGGAAATGATCAGGCAGGCCTGGGGAGCCGCGTTGACCTTGAAGGAATCAGTGGGACGGCAGCGCATGTCTTCCTTTGGTGGAATCAGAATTCCATGCTGCCTTTGCTGCGCAGCTCGGGAGaagaatccattaaaaaaaaaaaaagcaaatcttATGCTTTGGATATTTGCCCAATTATGGAGGCTGCTGCAAGACTGGGAGAAAGACAGAGTGTGTGCCTGCGCAAGGTGTAAAACTATTGTTTCTGGATAGTTAATGcttaacattaaaaatgcatcaaCAAGATCTCAGATTTAGTTATAGTTAGCAGACCAGGTTTCAGAAGCAGAAGCAACTCCTTGCACTTTATTCCACAGAAACTGAGTCTCCAAGAATGGTTTGACACCAGCAATTAGCCAACCTACTCTGCCAGGAATGAGGTGGGTGTGGGTGACACATTAATTCCTTAGTCTCCATAACCCACTGTAACTAAGTGaaataaatgcctctttcccCAGTGAACCCCTccttttaggaagctgccttacacagagtgAAACCACTGcccttcatagaatcacagaatcgtagaactggAAAGGACCACCAAGGTCAtcttgcccaaccccctgcaatccaggaatcgggctcgaacccacaaccctgagattaagagatttatgctctaccaactgtgccctccaacatggtgccctccagatgttgtaatgTAAATGAAGCTCATTAGGCTGTGCCAGCATGAttaatgatcaaggatgatggaagttatattcccagcatctggagggcaccacattgactacccctggtctacactggctggtagAGGCTTTGCAGAACATCAggcaagggtctctcccagccctggtacctggagatgccagggactgatcaCTGTTGCTCTTCCACTGAGTATTGCCCCTTCCCTATTTCCCTCTTCCTCAGTTGTGAACTTTAATTGTAGGCTCCTAGAAGCAGAGGGCTGTAATATAGTGCCATGAATTCGCAAATTCATGGCACTATATAAATAAGTCCACAAATGCAACATTTTCAGCATTAAGGATCAGCCATTCCAAATCAAACTTAAGATGCTACATCACTGCACTTCCAGCATGCAGCCATGCACTTTGCGGTATGCGCTGGATCAGCTACTGGTGTCGTTCCCTTGCCAAGCAGTTAACGTACTCCTAGGAATAGTTAAACATTTTTGGTGCGCTTTTCAAAACAAGCCCCCTTTCCAAGACACACACAAGCCTCCTGACTCATTTCATGGTGGTAGACAAACGCAGGGCCTTTCCAAAGGAtggaattttaaaatgtgcaataaatgTACAGTACTCGTTTGTGGGAGAGCTGCCCAGACATTGTCTTTGAGGTCATTGTGCATACAGCATTCATATGGCACAATTTTGTTTGGGAACAAATAGAACTCCTCCGCTACATACACAGGCACAGGCATATACAGACTGGCACCTGCCTCCCTACGTTGCTGATATCTGCTCTGGACTCCTCCCTTAAAATAATTTTCTGGCCTAGTAACTCCAAGCAGGGCAAGGCAACTAGGCCTATTTAAATTTCCTACAATGCCCCTGGACTTGCAACATGGTGCTATCAGCTAAGCCTGCCAGAGCCCATTAACAGAAGAGGGGTGTCCGCCAGAGCACTTTGCCCAGAGGGTCTCCTCAAACGTGGAGCCAGTACGCCATATACACACAGAAACAGCTTGTGCAGCCATTGTACTTTTTGAATGTGACTGCCTAAGACGGGCCCAGAGGAAAGACACAAAGAGCATCTCTCTGAGTCAGGGCCCTTGTGGGTGATAttggccccccctcccccaatttatgCAGAGGCATGCAGGCACTATTTTGCGCTAGTGCCTCTTTTCCTGCCCTttcagatgtggcagccattttgcactTGTGCCCCCACACccgcagcagccattttgtgctacgtctctctctcacacacacacacaccccatggcagccattttgtaacgCATCTACAGCACTTTCTTGGAATTACGGATGGGCTTTCTGGTCAAAAAAGGTTGGCAGCCTCTGAAAGGCAACTCTGCCAACCAGGTACATTCGGCATTAGAGGCCTTGCTCCGTGCCTCCTTACCTTTGGAGGTTGGGTTGGCTCAAAGCATGCTACAAGGACACAGAGCAGAGCCTATTGAGTATCAGCACCAGTGACACTTCCAAGCTACCTGCTTATTGAGCAGTCATCCTGCTGTTTGCATGGAGATTAGGCAGTGTAGGTTTGGCGATGTTGCATCAGAGCAAGCTTTATCCCATACAGTTCCCACACTTTGACTTTGGGGGATGAGGGTTTGTTGCACAACACCTTCCAAGCAACTATAATTACACAATCTGAATTTGACATCAGACGATTGCTCAGCCTCCCAAGGAGAAAAATAATTTGCATGGAAAGAATAACTACAGTATATGAATGGTTTTGCCCcatctcctttatttatttgtcttccatTGGCAGTGagaaagggatgctggactagatgggccttcttAGGTTCTTGAATGGtattgggcggcttccaacaaatattaaaatctcacagattaaaaacttccctaaacagggctgccttcagttattttctgaatgtcaagtagttgcttatctctttgacctctaatgggagggcgttccacagggtgggcgccactaccaaggcggccctctgcctggttccctgtagttttgcttcttgcagtgagggaaccgccagaaggccctcggcgctggatctcagtgtccaggctgaatgatgggggtggagacgctccttcaggtatacaggaccaaggccgtttagggctttaaaggtcagcaccaacactgaattgtgctcggaaatgtactgggagccaatgtagatctctcaggaccggtgttatgtggtcccggcggccactcccagtcagcagtctagctgctgcattctggattaattgcagtttccgggtcaccttcaaaggtagccccacgaagagcacattgcagtagtccaagcgggagataaccagagtatgcaccactttggcgagacaatctgcaggcaggtagggtctaagcctgcgtaccagatggagctggtagacagccgccctggacacagaattgacctgcgcctccatggacagctgtgagtccaaaatgactcccaggctgtgcacctggtccttcgggggcacagttaccccattcaggaccagggagtcctccacacccgcccgcTCACtgtcccccaaaaaacagtacttctgtcttgtcaggattcaacctcaatccactATGTTTTATGCTTGTTTGTTTATCTTACcgtccattttttttaatgtattgtaagctgttgtttggggggtgggggagctttgtagtaaaaaaaagtgtgggtaggcattttaaaaattagatCATAAGAAAAGATCCTCTGTGTCAAGCCACAGATCCATCTCATCCCAGTACTTCAcattctcaaagtggctaacctgATGCCCAGGGGAAGCCcaataaatagataaacaaaCGAACAAATATAGGAGGCAAACAAACCACTGAAGTAGTTGGGGCTTTTTATAGCATATTTTTACGCTTTGGGGGCTGAGCACCTACTTTTTTAACATTTGCAAACACCAGATACTATTTTCTTAAACCATTTTTTCCTGGATCTTGTGAGAGGAGGGAGAGTTTTTTGAagtgtgtttctttttattgctcaCAACAGTAATTACTGATATTGGCAAGGGAGAAGAGTATCTCCATCAAGCACCCTTCCTCTGAGGATTCTCACTGCTATCAAGCCAGTTATCCAAGGGAAGAGCTGCGTGGCAGGACTCAGGAGATGCTGTGTTCTCCTGACCTAGACATTGTCACCAGCTTTGCTCCTGGATCTGATCTGGCGGGGGCCACAGCCATTGGCcacaatttcaaaaaaaaaattcactagaacttgctttcccctcctccctcccattgcCTTTTCCTCATGTTCTGTATCCTTTTAAATTGTGAGTCTGAAAGCAGGGCCTGTCTTAGGACTGGTTTTTGTAAGCTGCTCCGAAAGTCTTTTCTGctaaaaggtggtggtggtggtggtggtggggtaaaacactgtaaataaataaatcacgttGTAAAACCTCAGACCGTGGTGCCGTCTGTGGCCTAGGACCccattcagcagaatgagcaagAACAACCCCcaccaacacacaaaaaaacccccaaaacagtaAGCAGTGTTGAAGTGTCAGGCGCAGGAACCTTgtgtccctccaaatgttgtcatttaaatttgtataccgcccttcacccgtgggttcacacacacacacacacaaatgcaaaataaaacaaaatgcataataaaaacggcaaaccaataatccccccacTCCCATAATACATTTAAAcgggcatcagatgtcaaatcagccaaacgcctggggttgttgctgaaccacaactcccatcaacccgaGCAAACATGACCAATGGCTGGGGacagtgggagctgtagttcagccacatctggagggcagaaagTTCACCACACACCTCAAGTAAGGAGGGGAAAACAGGTGTGGGAGTAATATCTCTAGGTCCAGAGGCTAAACTAAAGCAACAAGTGGGGCCTGTAGTAAAATGCCTCACCTCCTAGTAAGGCTTGTTTCTCCTTGGTTGTGCCAGCTGCCCAGCCATCTCCTCCGCTGGGATTATATAAACTGAAAGAGCTCAAGGCAACCATTCTACCCGACACCCACTCGTTTTTCCGTTTTCCTTTTCCAACGGACACTCTGCATTCTGTGGCTGTTGCCTTTGTGAGCTATGCTCATTCTTGGGAGTGTGCATCTAtttccttgatttttttaaaaaacaagcaaacatgaaAGGCAAGGACAACCCTCATATTCTCGGCCTCTGCAAAATAGGCTCCCCTCAAATCCACTAGTAACGCTTCCAGATaaaaccaggggtagccaattgGGTGTCCCTTCCAGGCTTTGTGGATTATAACTCCCATTACCCTTATTTGACCTTTCTGGCCTGGGCtggtgggaaatgtagttcaaccAAAATCCAGACAGCaccacttttgaaataaaaggcaTTGTGCAAGGACTTAAAAGAGAGGTTTGGgcagtctgtggccctccagattgggGGCTCCGGCTTCCCATCCGCCCCAGTCAGAATGGCCGACAGGAATTTGGAGCTGGTGGCCAAATGCAGAATTGgatgagcaggaagaagctggcTCTGTTTCTGCCCGGCACGTGCCCCTTCCGTCCCGAAATAAAAGTGAACATGGAGCCATGTTTGCTTTGCAAGCCAATAAACCCAAAGTAAACACAAGTCGAGATTTGCCTGGAAGCTTATCAGACATCCATGGTGCACGGGCACACGTCATATTGGCATCACGCCAGCAACACACCGCTTCCTCCGGCATTTGACAGAATAGGTCAACttgttttctccccaccctcccacattTCCGTTAATAAATCACCCGCTGTTTGCATGGAAAAGgacgattcaggacagacaaaagccAAGTACTTCTTCACTCTATGCATAGTTATAAACTAGGGGATTCATCGAGATGTCTCGATGGCCACTGACtcgaatggctttaaaaggaggttAGATACACTCGCagggaataaggctatcaatgttTCTAACCTCCACTGTCAAGAGAATAGTAGGCCTTCCTGGGAATTAAGCCTGTGCCCCCAAATAATGCCAAATCCCCAGCTGAGTTAGATAACTCAATTTTCCAGGGTCTACTGGAGTGATCCAGGAGTGTCAGGATGCAGGGTGTCGGGCAGGAAGGACCTTTTAGCCGTGCACACCTGCTCCCAGCAAGGGAACACAGGTACATTTGTCAAACTGAACAGGACTGAAGCTTCTGCTCAGCAGCGGTGAAGGCAGGGTGCAATACTGCAGGCTGCAGGGGTCTGCTTCACCACGTGCCCCAGAGAACACGCTGGGGAGCAGAGCTCAGCGGGATTGGCCCTGCTGCCCTTCACAGCATAGGGGGCGAGGAAGATGCAACAGAAGCTCCAACCCCCAAATTGATTTGGGGCTGGAACCAGGTGTGTGCACACAGCCCTACAGGAACCACAAGTGGGGAGtgttgctgttgctctcaggtcttgcttgcgggcttcctagaggcatctgttcggccactgtgaaaacaggattttGGACAAGATGGAATCTTATATTCCAGtcttttttgcctctttgttttacCATTTGTATGCCAATGTTAGTGAGGGAGCCTGCATgctttgaagaaagaaagaacaacatgTTCTGTAACTGTTAGGTTATTGAGGAAGGCAATCGCTTTGCTCGGACTCCTGCCTTCCACAGCCCCTTCAAAGGGCTACAGGCACAAGGTCACATTTAAGTTTACTGCAGCAAACACTGCTAAGAGTCTTGCGGCATATTTAAGACTAATAAATATATCGCAGCATAAGGCGTCGTGGACTACAGTCCATCTTCATCAGGCGCATGAAGCATTATCCTGAGTTACAGATATATTTACATGACAGGGAGGGAGATTGTAAACAGTCAGAAGGGAGCAAAATGCAGAAATCAGGTGGTGATAATTTCATTAACAGCATATACTCAAACCTTTGTGGTTCTTAACACAGGCCTCCTCGTATTTGTAAGCCAGTTATCACATGTAATGCAGTATTTTTAAAACCTTTCTTTCTGTTCAAGGATTGACTCCTTCAAAGGACTGGCGTAACATTTAAGAAACCGTTTTTCTGTACCAGACTACTGTAATGGGATAAAATATAAAGCATGCATATATAGAGATGGGAGAGCAAATGCTGTGCAGCTGCATCTTTCGGACAGGGGCCTGTTTTCGTTATTGTTTTTAGCTGCAGGTTGGACAACATAAAAATAGAACTAGCAGCCGCTGCTGCATAGTGAGCAGGGTCCTTTTCCAGATGTCACTTTGGCGTTGCAATAAAAAGCTCTTAAGAAATCTAAAAGGGGCAGCCTTTTGAAGTACCGGTTTCAACTACAAGCTGTCACACCTTGCTGCACTCCGTGCCTCTTCACAACAGTtcggagggggggaaatacattccTGTCTTTATTTAACTGGCCACCGTGTTGTTCAGGGTGAAGCGATTCCCTCTAGTGACAGATGACATCCGAAGCAGCTTGGACGGGAGGAGGAAGCCGCGCCTTTGCCTGCACAAGATCTTTCTGGCACTTTTAAACGCATGGACCTGCTGTGCTCTCCCACCACTGAgcattgcagtgctcatctccccATTCTGAAAAGACAAATGGGACCCCCTAGCAAGAACAAGACTGGAACacgggccagaggttccctgccCATTTCAACTGGCGATCCCAGGACCTTTGGCCTGCCAAGTGCGTGCTCTATCATGGAGCTAAAATCTCTCCATACCCTTCCTTTCACCACTGTAGAACAGAGCCAGCtaccaacccaccccaccccccggccaccTTCTCAGGGGACTGATTTGGTTCCTGAAGCAATCTGTTCTGCTTGCCCCTGAAAAGAATCCTTTGCTTTTGGTGGTGACAGCAAATAGAGAAAGTAGGAGGTGGAAAAAGCCCAACGCGGTGGTGGTTGATGAAACCTTCCCTTTCCCTAATTATCGAATTGATCATCTGAAAGTGTGCATGCTCAAGTGTGGGGTGGCTTCACCTGCTCTTGGCATGCAACCCCCAGAGGGTTAGCAAAATGTGAATTTGGGCCCCgagaaccccccaaaaaggttggCCACCTCTGTAGAAAGCTCACCTAACAGTGTTCCCTGTTAGGCTTAGGAACAAATGTTACGTAAGAGTTGGCCATGAATAAACTGTGGATGATGGTGGTGGTAGGGTTTGAGTCTTAAGGAGAGGGTAATCTTGTACCCCCACCGAAGAAGGGAGCAACTAAAGTCCTGGGTAATTATTTATTCACAGGATAAATCTCACACACCAACACCAGACATACCGAAAacgcccccgccccgcccccacagaCTGAGACCACCACCTCTGTCTCCATCCTGCTTCTCCCATCTTTTTATTTGTAGAACTCGTGCTCCTGCTCGTCTTTCTTGATGACAGTCTTGTAGGCCTTCTCAAAGTCCTTGGCCAGCACAATGTAACGGTTCTCCCGGACAGCCAGCATGCCAGCCTTGAGGAGacaggaaggaggggagaaagcGTGAACGGGCAACATCAgcaggaagtaaaaaaaaattaaaaggggagtATTAACCGCTGTCTAACACACAGTACtaacctcctggcaaatggaGTTTATGTCAGCTCCTGAGATCTTATCCGGCCGCGCCACGTCTGGAAGGAAGAGTAAAGGAAAGAGCAGGAACAAATGGGCCCTGTGTGGCCGTTCTAGAATAGGGGAGAAGACTGGCCTAAATCCCCCATTGGGAGCTGCCGCCTTTCCCGTTTAAATGAGAAAAGCGTCAGAGGGATGATCAGCAGCTGCtaattttgcattattatttttttgctaagGGGATGCAACCCGCTCCATGGTAGGAGGTTGGCAGTGGGAGGTGGGAAAATAGGCAACAGGTACTCCCTAGCTGCCAACCCCTATACTTGAAGATGCTACGGTTACAAACAGTCCGACTGGCCTCTTGTTCTTCAATCCCCTTTATTTAACACCATTAAATGAagaactggtggccctccagatgttgttgaactcccaacttccatcatccccagacaTTGTGGccaatggcctgggatgatgggagttatagctcagcaacttctggacagccacaggtttcctgccctggctttATAGCATCGGCTTGCTCCCCATATTCACTGCCAGAAGGATTGGTGAGTAAGAGGGGTATTTTACCatccaacttaaaaaaaaaactgaaattaGTTCAGGAAACTTTATTCTTTTAGCAGGTCaaaggggacgacgacgacgacaacacacaaacaaaacatctCTTGAGCTCAGCTCATTGGCCATTCTTCTAGTCCCCCTGACCTCCACCCATTTCTCCCCACTGCACTATCCAGAAGGATACAATCCTCCAGATCCACTTCCTCAGACAGGTTCATCTTGCTGGTGATGGTGGTGAAGATCAACCGTTTTTGGCGCCGGTCCGGCAAGGGAAACTCAATTTTACGATCTAGGCGGCCTGGCCGGAGCAGAGCAGGATCCAGGGTGTCTGCTCGGTTCGTGGCCATTATCACCTAGAAGGGAAGCAAGAAAGAACAACATTAAACCCAACTTCTTGATGCAAAAAATTAATGGCAGGCTCGGGCAGACTGTGAATTTGAGTTTGGTAAGTTAAGTGGAGAAAAGCCAACACTTGCTGGAACACTTTAGGCAGAGATGGAAactggtggccttccagatgttgctggactccaactcccaaggGGCCTGGGCCAaaattcagggatgatgggagttgtagtatgaCAACATTTAGAAAGCCACagctttccccatctctgctttaaatCCAGAGCTTATGCTGAAGAGGGGAATTGCCTTTCCAGGCCACTCAACCCtttcccttgcctccccccccccaccgccactgCCCAACACAACGCACCTTGACGTTAACATTCTGATCAAAGCCATCCATCTGGTTGAGTAGCTCCAGGAGGATGCGCTGAACCTCCCTATCAGCTGTAGAGAGACCAACAAATTTATCAGCTGGTGCGCCCTGGAAGAGAGAGCTGCCCTTTCCTTTCCCCGCCACAGCCAAAGCTTCTTTGCACTACCAACCCATCTTCAGGGATATCGTGCAAGCCTGGAATGCACCACACACCATGGTCTGTTAAGCCTTCATTCAGAGAACCTCAGGATTTATACAGCTGTCCAAGATTCAAGTCCTCATTACTGCAGAGAAAAGACTGCAAAAGTCTTAGCAGTGCCCATTGAGGATTTGGAGGGTGGATATGAGATCCACAAACTTGATGCTGCGGTGTAGAGTCTGCCTGTCTGGCATTCTAATCAGACAGCCATGTCCTTTTACAGGATACACCATTCCAGTCTGCCACTAAAGGTTTCCATTCTCACCTACCCCCCAGGCTGCTGAACATGCTCATGGTTTACTGGGCTGTTTTGGGATACCTTCAGCATTAGGTATGTTTCCCATTTCTGTAATATGTGAAGTTTCTTGAAGCCTGCTGCTACCCCCTTCCTTCTCGTGTGCAGTTTGGGTGCCATTCGTTTCCCCATCCTTAGTATACAAGGACAGAAAAGCAAGGACTTCTAGTGGTCTGTGCCCATTTCcattgctggggattgaaccagggacctttctGCATGCACGCTGAATGCCCTACTGCTGAGCTTACAGCCCTTCTAACCCTCCCTGCTTCTTCCACACCCAGCTGCCATCCTATTTCTTACTAAACAAATTCAGATTTGCAACCCGGCTACACAAAATAAAGTGATCACCCGCACAAAATATGCCCGATTCACGCAAGTTTAAGAATCTGGATGTCCTgtttggggaaaaaaaatattcccccctAGCAGAAGCATTAGCCTCACCTGGGCCAAGTTTGTCCTTTGGCTCTCATAGGCCAACCATAAGCAGTGGTCACTATGTTCAACCGACAAAGAACCACAGAAGCCCAGGGTTCTAGCACATTGTGACACTGCAAGGTTGGAGCAACACCTAGAGGAGGCAGCAGGAATTGCAGCAGCCCTACCCAGCCGCCAGGACTCGGGCAGAAGCTAGGGTTTATGCAGCAAACACAGGATTCCCAAACTTATATTTGCTGCCTAATACAGAAGAGGGAACTTCACCGCTTCCCCAATCGCTTGCTGGCTGTTTTTatcagctggggtgtgtgtgtgtggatctagTCAAGGGGGTTGGAACAGCAGGTGAAAGGTTAAAGCAACTTCCTTCAGGTGGTATTTCCTAAATATATTTGAGGCTACAGCAGAGGAAGAGACTGGGAAGCAGGACTACTGAACTGGCTCGGATGACAACCCAGCCCCCTTGCTCCTTCTGTCCCTGAAAAGTTTCTATTCCTGCTGGTCATTATAACTTTAATAATTGATCAGAGTtcatttgctttcctcttccctcctctatttcatttccttttatgCTGTGTCTGTTAAGACTGTAATCCTATGGGCAAGGACTGTCCTGTTTTTTCCCATCGTATGTAAGCTGTTCTTCCCTAGTCCTTCCCTCTATTCAGGTGGCCACAGTTGCCcaggagcaccccccccccagctccctctTCCCCCGTCACCAACTCACCCCCGGTCTGGGCATCAAAGCGCTTAGTGGCAATGGCATCAATCTCGTCAATGAAAATGATGGCTGGGGCGTTCTCTTTGGCCAGGCGGAAGACGTCCCGCACCATGCGCGGCCCCTCGCCCAGGTACTTCTGCACAAACTCGGATCCTACTACCCGAATGAAGGCAGCTGGAGGGAGAGGCAGAGTTAGACCCAGCTCCTTTGGCATCCCTCGGTCTCCCAGGGAAACCCATCTTAATGGGGCCACCACCTTGGGAAGACCAAGGGATGCCAGCAAACCTACACCCAACCGGGTAGTGACGTATCCAAGGTAAGAGAACTGATGCCCTGCTCACCTGTGGTGTGATGAGCGACTGCTTTGGCCAACATGGTTTTCCCGCAACCAGGCGGGCCGTACATCAGCACCCCCCGTGGAGGGTCAATGCCAATCTGAAAAAAGGGCCAAAAGGTGATGAAAGAACAACAAAAGAGGTCATCTCAAGGGCCCTTGTCACATCTCTCAACAGAATAAAACCCCACTTCCAAGTTGCTGCTTGAGTCTGACGGGATGTgaagttccacaacatctggagggccacaggttcc is a window from the Lacerta agilis isolate rLacAgi1 chromosome 8, rLacAgi1.pri, whole genome shotgun sequence genome containing:
- the PSMC4 gene encoding 26S proteasome regulatory subunit 6B — protein: MEEIGILVEKTQDELPALSISRPQTGLSFLVPEAEDVEDLYSRYKKLQQELEFLEVQEEYIKDEQKNLKKEFLHAQEEVKRIQSIPLVIGQFLEAVDQNTAIVGSTTGSNYYVRILSTIDRELLKPNASVALHKHSNALVDVLPPEADSSIMMLTSDQKPDVMYADIGGMDIQKQEVREAVELPLTHFELYKQIGIDPPRGVLMYGPPGCGKTMLAKAVAHHTTAAFIRVVGSEFVQKYLGEGPRMVRDVFRLAKENAPAIIFIDEIDAIATKRFDAQTGADREVQRILLELLNQMDGFDQNVNVKVIMATNRADTLDPALLRPGRLDRKIEFPLPDRRQKRLIFTTITSKMNLSEEVDLEDYVARPDKISGADINSICQEAGMLAVRENRYIVLAKDFEKAYKTVIKKDEQEHEFYK